The following coding sequences are from one Aliarcobacter skirrowii CCUG 10374 window:
- a CDS encoding fumarate hydratase, with translation MSKKITEQDIIDSVASACQFISFYHPEDFVKGMVEAYEKEQSDSAKNAIGQILINSKMCAMGHRPLCQDTGSVNIFVKVGLKANLDITKNLEDLLNEGVAKGYTDPDNTLRFSVVSDPAGKRVNTKNNTPAVIHVSVDNSDKLDITVAAKGGGSENKSKFAVLNPSDSIYDWVMANVKDMGAGWCPPGILGIGIGGNPEKAMLLAKESLMGHVDIHELKQRGAQNPLEELRLKLYEDINKLGIGAQGLGGLTTVLDVKILDYPCHAASLPVAMIPNCAATRHIHFELDGNGPAKFEKPDLDLWPDIKLPMDTIKRVNIEDLTKENLSQFKSGDTLLLSGKILTARDAAHKKIVEYKNAGKPLPNGVDLKDKFIYYVGPVDPVRDEVVGPAGPTTSTRMDKFTKDMMEIGIMGMIGKGERKQPTIDLIKEYKSIYLIATGGAAYLIAQSIKGAKTLAFEELGMEAIYEFEVKDMPVTVAVDTEGNSIHTTGPAKWRTINK, from the coding sequence ATGAGCAAAAAAATAACAGAACAGGACATTATAGATTCAGTTGCATCTGCATGTCAATTTATATCTTTTTATCATCCAGAGGATTTTGTAAAAGGTATGGTTGAAGCTTATGAGAAAGAGCAAAGTGACTCTGCAAAAAATGCAATTGGACAAATTTTAATTAACTCAAAAATGTGTGCTATGGGACACAGACCTCTATGTCAAGATACAGGAAGTGTTAATATTTTTGTGAAAGTTGGTTTAAAAGCAAACCTAGATATTACAAAAAATTTAGAAGATTTATTAAATGAAGGTGTTGCAAAAGGTTATACAGACCCTGATAATACTTTAAGATTTTCAGTTGTAAGTGATCCAGCTGGAAAAAGAGTAAATACAAAAAATAATACTCCAGCAGTAATTCATGTAAGTGTTGATAACTCAGATAAACTTGATATTACAGTTGCAGCAAAAGGTGGAGGAAGTGAAAACAAATCTAAATTTGCTGTTTTAAATCCAAGTGATAGTATTTATGATTGGGTTATGGCAAATGTAAAAGATATGGGAGCTGGATGGTGTCCTCCTGGTATTTTAGGAATTGGAATTGGTGGAAATCCTGAAAAAGCAATGTTACTTGCAAAAGAGTCTTTAATGGGACATGTTGATATTCATGAATTAAAGCAGCGAGGAGCTCAAAATCCACTTGAAGAGTTAAGACTTAAACTTTATGAAGATATAAATAAACTTGGAATTGGAGCTCAAGGTCTTGGTGGATTAACAACTGTTTTAGATGTTAAAATTTTAGATTATCCATGTCATGCTGCATCACTTCCTGTTGCTATGATTCCAAACTGTGCAGCAACAAGACATATTCACTTTGAATTAGATGGAAATGGTCCAGCTAAATTTGAAAAACCTGATTTAGACCTTTGGCCAGATATTAAACTTCCAATGGATACTATTAAAAGAGTAAATATTGAAGATTTAACAAAAGAGAACTTATCTCAATTTAAATCTGGTGATACTTTATTATTATCTGGAAAAATTTTAACTGCACGAGATGCTGCTCATAAAAAAATAGTTGAGTACAAAAATGCTGGAAAACCTCTTCCAAATGGTGTTGATTTAAAAGATAAATTTATTTACTATGTTGGACCAGTTGATCCAGTTCGAGATGAAGTTGTAGGACCTGCAGGACCAACAACATCTACAAGAATGGATAAATTTACAAAAGATATGATGGAAATTGGAATTATGGGAATGATTGGAAAAGGTGAAAGAAAACAACCTACAATAGACCTAATCAAAGAGTACAAATCTATCTATCTTATAGCAACTGGAGGAGCTGCTTATTTAATTGCTCAATCAATTAAGGGTGCAAAAACTTTAGCATTTGAAGAGCTTGGAATGGAAGCTATTTATGAGTTTGAAGTAAAAGATATGCCTGTAACTGTTGCAGTGGATACTGAAGGAAACTCTATTCATACAACAGGACCTGCTAAATGGAGAACTATTAATAAATAG
- a CDS encoding DUF5718 family protein: MDLLEDLKDYLGFAVAGNFANHLGEAGEADEFSVIKTTEKDAPKGMFPFYIKGHDSFLGTYPICDEVILTHGREDDKLQVEAEVALICDFVYENEKVVDIVPRYFSAFNDCSLRFQDGSKLSTKKNWGEKTKGISQDIIPIDNFTEKGILSKYHISSFIKRDGIVYDYGTTSSVKSYSYFFEKLKNWMIDILNTQEDCGPLEELTQFMKFAAKDAKGIVIAAGATAYTDFGKKNFLKKGDEIFVYVYNAHAHSFQDIMNDMCGMDIYLGQCSKLHQIVK; the protein is encoded by the coding sequence ATGGATTTATTAGAAGATTTAAAAGATTACTTAGGTTTTGCGGTTGCTGGAAACTTTGCAAATCACTTGGGTGAGGCTGGAGAAGCTGATGAGTTTTCTGTTATAAAAACAACAGAAAAAGATGCTCCAAAAGGGATGTTTCCTTTTTATATAAAAGGTCATGATAGTTTTTTAGGAACTTATCCTATTTGTGATGAAGTCATATTAACTCATGGAAGAGAAGATGATAAACTGCAAGTTGAGGCTGAAGTTGCCCTTATTTGTGATTTTGTATATGAAAATGAAAAGGTCGTTGATATTGTTCCTAGATATTTTAGTGCTTTTAATGATTGCTCATTAAGATTTCAAGATGGAAGCAAACTTAGCACTAAAAAAAATTGGGGAGAGAAAACTAAAGGGATATCTCAAGATATAATTCCTATTGATAACTTCACAGAAAAAGGAATTTTAAGCAAATATCATATCTCTTCTTTTATAAAAAGAGATGGAATTGTATATGATTATGGAACAACTAGTTCAGTTAAATCATATAGTTACTTTTTTGAGAAATTAAAAAATTGGATGATTGATATTTTAAATACTCAAGAGGATTGTGGACCACTTGAAGAGCTTACACAGTTTATGAAATTTGCTGCAAAAGATGCAAAAGGTATTGTAATAGCTGCAGGTGCAACAGCTTATACAGATTTTGGTAAAAAAAACTTTTTGAAAAAAGGTGATGAGATATTTGTATATGTTTACAATGCACATGCTCATAGTTTTCAAGATATTATGAATGATATGTGTGGAATGGATATTTATTTAGGACAATGTTCAAAGCTACACCAAATAGTAAAATAG
- a CDS encoding DUF438 domain-containing protein, with protein sequence MLSDLSNNIEIFKKGHPVRVYLEENILIKELFSELFNTDPKKDYQKFYNIFNQICEVEKHFARKENQLFPYLEKYGWTGPSQGMWSFHDDIRAIIKDVRESIESKDFDSIIEKCTNLYNNLIHLINVEENRLLPNALQLLKEEDWEEFYEGDSEIGWMFTTLPPRFPEILNKETSNVEPEYIHPSMDKKRRELPFSLEGRTHYDEGYLTPEQVNFIFKFLPVDITYVDENDRVIFYNRGDDRVFPRSAGIIGREVKFCHPPKSVDQVLKILEEFKAGRQDIADFWINFKGKFVHIRYFAVRDEQKNYKGVIEMSQDVTDIRALQGEKRLLDWE encoded by the coding sequence ATGTTAAGTGATTTATCAAATAATATTGAAATATTTAAAAAAGGTCATCCAGTAAGAGTATATTTAGAAGAGAATATATTAATAAAAGAGCTATTTTCTGAACTTTTTAATACAGATCCAAAAAAAGATTATCAGAAATTTTATAATATTTTTAACCAAATTTGTGAAGTAGAAAAGCATTTTGCAAGAAAAGAGAATCAACTTTTTCCTTATCTTGAAAAATATGGTTGGACTGGTCCATCTCAAGGAATGTGGTCTTTTCACGATGATATTAGAGCAATAATAAAAGATGTAAGAGAAAGTATTGAATCAAAAGATTTTGACTCAATTATAGAAAAATGTACAAATTTATATAATAATTTGATTCATTTAATAAATGTAGAAGAGAATAGGCTTCTTCCAAATGCTTTGCAACTATTAAAAGAGGAAGATTGGGAAGAGTTTTATGAAGGTGATAGCGAAATTGGTTGGATGTTTACAACTCTTCCTCCTAGATTTCCAGAGATTCTAAATAAAGAGACAAGCAATGTAGAACCAGAGTATATTCATCCAAGTATGGATAAGAAAAGAAGAGAATTACCATTCTCTCTTGAGGGAAGAACTCATTATGATGAAGGTTATTTAACACCTGAACAAGTAAACTTTATATTTAAGTTCTTACCTGTAGATATTACCTATGTAGATGAAAATGATAGAGTTATTTTTTATAATCGTGGAGATGATAGAGTTTTTCCAAGAAGTGCTGGAATAATTGGAAGAGAGGTTAAATTTTGCCACCCTCCAAAGAGTGTTGATCAGGTTCTAAAAATTCTTGAAGAGTTTAAAGCAGGACGTCAAGATATTGCTGATTTTTGGATTAATTTTAAAGGAAAGTTTGTACATATAAGATATTTTGCTGTAAGAGATGAGCAAAAAAACTATAAAGGTGTAATTGAAATGTCGCAAGATGTTACCGATATAAGAGCATTACAAGGAGAGAAACGACTTTTAGATTGGGAGTAG
- a CDS encoding nitrate- and nitrite sensing domain-containing protein, protein MSKTVHELQKERGMSAGYFRSKGEKFGSQLENQKVETSKNINILQTNLKHKNYDKNVLELINNVLKD, encoded by the coding sequence ATATCTAAAACTGTTCATGAGTTACAAAAAGAAAGAGGAATGAGTGCTGGTTATTTTAGAAGCAAAGGAGAAAAATTTGGATCACAATTAGAAAATCAAAAAGTTGAAACTTCAAAAAATATCAATATTTTACAAACCAATCTTAAACATAAAAATTATGATAAAAATGTATTAGAATTAATCAATAATGTTTTAAAAGATTAA
- a CDS encoding DUF5718 family protein, with translation MPAKDAKGIVIAVGATAYTDFGKKNFLKKGDEIFVYVYNAHAHSFQDIMNDMCGMDTYLGQCSKLHQVVK, from the coding sequence ATTCCAGCAAAAGATGCAAAAGGTATTGTAATAGCAGTAGGTGCAACAGCTTATACAGATTTTGGTAAAAAAAACTTTTTGAAAAAAGGTGATGAGATATTTGTATATGTTTATAACGCACACGCACACAGTTTTCAAGATATTATGAATGATATGTGTGGAATGGATACATACCTTGGACAGTGTTCAAAACTTCATCAAGTAGTAAAATAG
- a CDS encoding Opr family porin, whose translation MKKIAMSLGAATLLTTTLSANSVSDAITNGFFEGSVALYAQTQQNKGTTKDNSFGNAHLKLKYNTDNFYNFSLGLEGKGNLKIAEKYSKDWENGAVPGSDGYKNNGLLTQAYLKYELEQGFIFKAGRYESELAWLTDYQQGAIVEIDAIPAVLFTLAYSEKTATSDIDESSHFDRPLEDYTKKGVYAIEIKDEAIEGFVFNPYYYQIPDAVKFYGLKVAYEHEFGGANLEYARSNLTSKYRSFSGNDNGYIAHAEVFGKADIFKLTGGAIVTSDKGGADIMTTYGDTISPFKDGNQNYTKDARTIYASLNANIEERFDFTALYGYTRYDDQVSGMDERELNLIFEYNFSEELALGLAYVKVKADSQNNKYNGYDKYLASIEYKF comes from the coding sequence ATGAAAAAAATAGCAATGTCTTTGGGGGCTGCAACACTTCTTACAACAACACTTAGTGCAAATAGTGTTTCAGATGCTATAACAAATGGATTTTTTGAGGGAAGTGTAGCTTTATACGCACAAACTCAACAAAATAAAGGTACAACAAAAGATAACTCATTTGGAAATGCTCATTTAAAATTAAAATACAACACAGATAATTTTTATAATTTCAGTCTTGGACTTGAAGGAAAAGGGAATTTAAAAATTGCTGAAAAATATAGTAAAGATTGGGAAAATGGTGCAGTTCCTGGAAGTGATGGATACAAAAACAATGGTTTATTAACTCAAGCATATTTAAAGTATGAGTTAGAGCAAGGATTTATTTTTAAAGCTGGAAGATATGAGAGTGAATTAGCTTGGCTTACTGATTATCAACAAGGTGCAATAGTAGAGATAGATGCGATACCAGCTGTTTTATTTACATTAGCGTACTCAGAAAAAACTGCAACATCTGATATTGATGAAAGTTCTCATTTTGATAGACCTTTAGAGGATTATACAAAAAAAGGAGTATATGCAATAGAGATTAAAGATGAGGCTATTGAAGGTTTTGTGTTTAATCCATACTATTATCAAATTCCAGATGCTGTTAAATTTTATGGTTTAAAAGTAGCTTATGAGCATGAATTTGGTGGAGCAAATCTTGAATATGCAAGAAGTAATCTTACAAGTAAATACAGAAGCTTCTCTGGTAATGATAATGGATATATTGCTCATGCAGAAGTTTTTGGAAAAGCTGATATTTTTAAATTAACTGGTGGAGCTATAGTTACAAGCGATAAAGGTGGAGCAGATATTATGACAACATATGGTGACACTATTTCTCCATTTAAAGATGGAAATCAAAACTACACAAAAGATGCAAGAACTATCTATGCCTCTTTAAATGCAAATATTGAAGAGAGATTTGACTTTACAGCACTATATGGATACACAAGATATGATGATCAGGTTTCTGGAATGGACGAAAGAGAGTTAAATTTAATTTTTGAATATAACTTTAGTGAAGAGTTGGCTTTAGGACTTGCTTATGTAAAAGTAAAAGCGGATTCACAAAATAACAAATATAATGGTTATGATAAATATTTAGCAAGTATTGAGTATAAATTTTAG
- a CDS encoding ribose-phosphate pyrophosphokinase has product MSTFKLFSGSANPAFAKKVADYLGMKVSDATLNKFSDGEISVQITQSVRGQDVFIIQPTCSPANDNLMELLIMIDALKRSSAKSISAVIPYYGYARQDRKAAPRVPISAKLVADLLEKAGINRVVTIDLHAAQIQGFFNVPADNLFGSIMFVNYIKSKNLKNPIIASPDIGGVARARQYADKLGYDLVIVDKKRERANESQVMNIIGDVTGKDVILVDDMVDTAGTLVKAAEVLKQKGATSVMACCTHGVLSGKAYENIENGILDELVISDTIPTKVDSKKITVLTASTIIGEAIRRIHNNESVNSIFNS; this is encoded by the coding sequence ATGTCAACTTTTAAGCTCTTTAGTGGAAGTGCAAATCCAGCTTTCGCAAAAAAAGTGGCAGATTATCTGGGAATGAAAGTCTCTGATGCTACTTTAAATAAATTTAGTGATGGTGAAATATCTGTTCAAATTACTCAAAGTGTAAGAGGACAAGATGTTTTTATTATTCAACCAACATGCTCTCCTGCAAATGACAATTTAATGGAACTTTTAATAATGATTGATGCCCTTAAAAGATCAAGTGCAAAATCAATTAGTGCTGTAATACCATACTATGGTTATGCAAGACAAGATAGAAAAGCAGCTCCAAGAGTTCCAATTAGTGCAAAATTAGTGGCTGATTTACTAGAAAAAGCTGGAATAAATAGAGTTGTAACAATCGATTTACACGCTGCTCAAATCCAAGGTTTTTTTAATGTTCCTGCTGATAACCTTTTTGGTTCAATTATGTTTGTAAACTATATTAAAAGTAAAAATTTAAAAAACCCAATTATTGCAAGTCCAGATATTGGAGGGGTTGCAAGAGCTAGACAATATGCTGATAAATTAGGATATGATTTAGTAATAGTTGATAAAAAAAGAGAGAGAGCTAATGAATCTCAAGTTATGAATATAATTGGAGATGTAACAGGTAAAGATGTTATTTTAGTAGATGATATGGTTGATACTGCTGGAACACTTGTAAAAGCTGCTGAAGTTTTAAAACAAAAAGGGGCAACATCTGTGATGGCATGTTGTACTCATGGAGTTTTAAGTGGAAAAGCTTATGAAAATATTGAAAATGGAATTTTAGATGAGCTTGTAATATCTGATACAATTCCAACAAAAGTAGACTCTAAAAAAATTACAGTTTTAACAGCTTCAACAATTATTGGAGAGGCTATTAGAAGAATACATAATAACGAATCTGTAAACTCAATTTTTAATAGTTAA
- a CDS encoding heavy metal translocating P-type ATPase, whose amino-acid sequence MITRKFDIKGMTCSACSNAVDRSVKKLQGVKELNVNLLNNSMLVKYEESLLDDEKIIKSVENAGYEATLKIDNIKNKEKDLSSNEIVELKNRLIISLIFAVPLFYISMGHMLNWYFLSFFHGTQNAITFSFTQFLLSLPIVLINKKYYKVGFKTLFKGSPNMDSLVAIGTGAAMVYGVFSIYKIAYALGVNDLDIVKEYSMNLYFESAAVVLTLITFGKYLEARAKSNTSEAIKKLIDLNVKKATILKDDKELEVLVENLALEDIVIVKPGQIIPTDGVIIFGDTSVDESMLTGESRAISKKVGDSVFGASINKYGVIKFRVTKTKDETFLSQIIKLVEEASSSKAPISKLADKISGIFVPTVILISIITFISWYSLGYSFEFSLSIAISVLIISCPCALGLATPTAIMVATGKGAQNGILIKDAQSLELASKIDTIVLDKTGTITKGKPTVTNIFTNKTISKDDLIQIAYTIEKNSEHPLAKAIVDFAKSKKIDFLNFVDFKATNGLGVEAKIDNSFYYIGNEKFILSKNIEPKEFLALSENLSKDGKTTIFVANSSEVLGVIEIFDAIKDTSKDAIDEFKRMNLEVIMLTGDNQKTARSVAKTLGITNFIAEVLPQDKDKKIQELQSLGKKVLMVGDGINDAPALTRADVSVAIGAGSDIAIESANIILVRSDLLDVVKAIQLSSATIKNIKQNLFWAFFYNIIGIPLAAGVFYTTLGWKLTPMYAGAAMSLSSVMVVFNALRLKLFKPKIYNNLKLEIKDEFMEIVLKVDGMTCGHCKARVEKVLNAIEEVSSVEVDLSSKNVKVTLSKDIDSKILEDAIVDAGYEIIK is encoded by the coding sequence ATGATAACTAGAAAATTTGATATTAAAGGTATGACATGTTCTGCTTGTTCAAATGCAGTTGATAGAAGTGTTAAAAAACTTCAAGGAGTTAAAGAGCTAAATGTCAATTTATTAAACAATAGCATGCTTGTAAAATATGAAGAGAGTTTATTGGATGATGAAAAAATTATAAAATCTGTTGAAAATGCTGGATATGAAGCAACTTTAAAAATAGATAATATTAAAAATAAAGAAAAAGATTTATCTTCAAATGAGATAGTGGAGTTAAAAAATAGATTAATAATATCTTTAATTTTTGCAGTCCCACTATTTTATATCTCTATGGGGCATATGTTAAATTGGTATTTCTTATCATTTTTTCACGGAACACAAAATGCTATAACATTCTCATTTACTCAATTTTTATTATCACTTCCAATAGTTTTAATAAACAAAAAATATTATAAAGTAGGGTTTAAAACACTTTTTAAAGGCTCTCCAAATATGGACTCTTTAGTAGCAATTGGAACAGGTGCTGCAATGGTTTATGGAGTTTTCTCTATATATAAAATAGCTTATGCTTTAGGAGTAAATGATTTAGATATTGTAAAAGAGTACTCTATGAATCTTTATTTTGAGAGTGCTGCTGTTGTTTTAACTCTAATTACATTTGGAAAATATCTTGAAGCAAGAGCAAAATCAAATACATCTGAAGCAATTAAAAAATTAATAGATTTAAATGTAAAAAAAGCAACTATTTTAAAAGATGATAAAGAACTAGAGGTTTTAGTTGAGAATTTAGCTCTTGAAGATATAGTTATTGTAAAACCTGGTCAAATTATTCCTACAGATGGAGTTATTATTTTTGGAGATACATCAGTTGATGAATCTATGCTAACAGGTGAGAGCAGAGCTATCTCAAAAAAAGTTGGAGATAGTGTATTTGGAGCTAGTATAAACAAATATGGGGTTATAAAATTTAGGGTTACAAAAACAAAAGATGAGACTTTTTTATCTCAGATTATAAAACTAGTAGAAGAGGCTAGTTCATCAAAAGCACCTATTTCAAAACTAGCTGATAAGATAAGTGGAATATTTGTACCAACAGTTATTTTAATATCTATAATAACTTTTATATCATGGTACTCTTTGGGTTACTCATTTGAGTTTTCACTCTCTATTGCAATTTCTGTTTTAATTATCTCTTGTCCTTGTGCACTAGGACTTGCAACTCCAACTGCAATTATGGTAGCAACTGGAAAAGGTGCACAAAATGGAATTTTAATAAAAGATGCACAATCACTAGAACTGGCTTCTAAAATAGATACCATAGTTTTAGATAAAACAGGAACAATAACAAAAGGAAAACCAACTGTAACTAATATCTTTACAAATAAAACTATTAGTAAAGATGATTTAATTCAAATTGCTTACACTATTGAAAAAAATTCAGAACATCCACTAGCAAAAGCAATTGTAGATTTTGCTAAGAGTAAAAAAATAGATTTTTTAAATTTTGTTGATTTTAAAGCAACAAATGGTTTGGGAGTTGAAGCCAAAATTGATAACAGTTTTTACTATATTGGAAATGAGAAGTTTATTTTAAGCAAAAATATTGAGCCTAAAGAGTTTTTAGCTCTTAGTGAAAATTTGTCAAAAGATGGAAAAACTACTATTTTTGTAGCAAATAGTAGTGAAGTTTTGGGAGTTATAGAGATTTTTGATGCTATTAAAGATACAAGTAAAGATGCTATAGATGAGTTTAAAAGAATGAATCTTGAAGTTATTATGCTTACAGGAGATAATCAAAAAACAGCCAGAAGTGTTGCAAAAACTTTAGGGATAACAAATTTTATAGCTGAGGTTTTACCACAAGATAAAGATAAAAAAATCCAAGAACTTCAAAGTTTAGGTAAAAAAGTTTTAATGGTAGGAGATGGAATAAATGATGCACCAGCTTTAACTAGAGCAGATGTATCAGTTGCTATTGGTGCTGGAAGTGATATTGCAATTGAATCTGCAAATATTATTTTAGTAAGAAGTGATTTATTAGATGTTGTTAAAGCTATACAGTTAAGTAGTGCAACAATTAAAAATATAAAACAAAATCTTTTTTGGGCATTTTTTTATAATATTATTGGTATTCCTTTAGCTGCAGGAGTTTTTTATACAACTTTAGGGTGGAAACTAACTCCTATGTATGCAGGTGCTGCTATGAGTTTAAGTAGTGTAATGGTAGTATTCAACGCTTTAAGATTAAAGCTTTTTAAACCAAAAATATATAATAATTTAAAATTAGAGATAAAGGATGAATTTATGGAAATAGTATTAAAAGTAGATGGAATGACTTGTGGACACTGCAAAGCAAGAGTTGAAAAAGTTCTAAATGCAATTGAAGAGGTTAGTAGTGTTGAGGTTGATTTATCAAGTAAAAATGTAAAAGTAACTCTAAGCAAAGATATAGATAGTAAAATTTTAGAAGATGCTATTGTTGATGCTGGATATGAGATTATAAAATAG
- the lepA gene encoding translation elongation factor 4: MQKNIRNFSIIAHIDHGKSTLADRIIQECGGISDREMTSQVMDNMDIEKERGITIKAQSVRLNYTLNGEKYILNLIDTPGHVDFSYEVSRSLASSEGALLIVDSTQGVEAQTIANVYIAMDNDLELLPVVNKIDLPSADPMRVLAEVEEAIGLDCTEHNLISAKTGLGVKDLIESIIKRVPSPNGDENAPTKALIYDSWFDNYLGALALVRVYDGSIKKGQTLRMMNTKVEHQVLSLMYPHPLKREDTLEIKTGEIGIVVLGLKTLDGIAVGDTMTDAKNPTAQIIDGFEPAKPFVFAGLYPIETDKFEDLREALNKLKLNDSSISFEPESSMALGSGFRTGFLGMLHMEVIKERLEREFDLDLIATAPTVIYEVLKKDGEKITIQNPSELPEPNYIETIFEPYVKSTILVPDEFLGNVIKLLNDKRGIQLKMDYIGKRVLLEYDLPMNEIVMDFYDKLKSTTKGYASFDYEPVGFREGNLKKLDVRVAGDIVDALSIIVPEDKAVSRGREFVKALKELIPRQLFEVAVQASIGSTIIARETVKSMGKNVTAKCYGGDITRKRKLLEKQKEGKKRMKAIGKVNVPQEAFMAVLKI; the protein is encoded by the coding sequence TTGCAAAAAAATATTAGAAACTTTAGTATCATAGCTCATATTGACCACGGTAAATCAACACTTGCAGATAGAATTATTCAAGAGTGTGGAGGAATAAGTGATAGAGAAATGACTTCTCAAGTTATGGACAATATGGATATAGAAAAAGAGAGAGGTATTACAATAAAGGCTCAAAGTGTTAGGCTAAACTACACTTTAAATGGTGAAAAATATATTCTAAATCTTATAGATACTCCAGGACATGTCGATTTCTCTTATGAAGTAAGCCGTTCTTTAGCATCATCTGAAGGTGCTTTGCTTATTGTTGATTCAACTCAAGGTGTTGAAGCACAAACAATAGCAAATGTATATATTGCAATGGATAATGACTTAGAGCTTCTTCCTGTTGTTAATAAAATAGATTTACCAAGTGCTGATCCAATGAGAGTTTTAGCAGAAGTTGAAGAGGCTATTGGACTTGATTGTACAGAGCATAATTTAATAAGTGCAAAAACTGGTCTTGGAGTTAAAGATTTAATAGAGTCAATTATAAAAAGAGTACCTTCTCCAAATGGTGATGAGAATGCACCTACAAAAGCTTTAATCTACGACTCTTGGTTTGATAACTATTTAGGAGCTTTGGCGCTTGTAAGAGTTTATGATGGAAGTATCAAAAAAGGTCAAACTTTAAGAATGATGAATACAAAAGTTGAGCATCAAGTTTTAAGTTTGATGTATCCACACCCTTTAAAAAGAGAAGATACTTTAGAGATAAAAACAGGTGAAATAGGTATTGTTGTATTAGGTCTTAAAACTTTAGATGGAATTGCAGTTGGTGATACAATGACTGATGCAAAAAATCCAACTGCACAGATTATTGATGGTTTTGAACCTGCAAAACCATTTGTATTTGCAGGACTTTATCCTATAGAGACAGATAAATTTGAAGATTTAAGAGAGGCTTTGAATAAACTAAAATTAAATGACTCTTCAATCTCTTTTGAACCTGAAAGTTCAATGGCTCTTGGAAGTGGATTTAGAACTGGATTTTTAGGAATGCTTCATATGGAAGTTATTAAAGAAAGACTTGAAAGAGAGTTTGATTTAGATTTAATAGCAACTGCTCCAACAGTTATTTATGAAGTTTTAAAAAAAGATGGAGAAAAAATAACTATTCAAAATCCAAGCGAACTTCCTGAGCCAAACTATATAGAGACAATTTTTGAACCTTATGTAAAATCTACAATTTTAGTTCCTGATGAGTTTTTAGGAAATGTTATAAAACTTTTAAACGATAAAAGAGGAATTCAATTAAAAATGGATTACATAGGAAAAAGAGTTCTTCTTGAGTATGATTTACCTATGAATGAGATTGTAATGGATTTTTATGATAAATTAAAATCTACAACAAAAGGTTATGCATCTTTTGATTATGAACCTGTTGGATTTAGAGAAGGAAACTTAAAAAAACTTGATGTTAGAGTTGCTGGAGATATAGTTGATGCACTATCTATCATAGTTCCTGAAGATAAAGCTGTTTCAAGAGGAAGAGAGTTTGTAAAAGCACTAAAAGAGCTAATTCCTAGACAACTTTTTGAAGTTGCAGTACAAGCTAGTATTGGAAGCACAATAATTGCTAGAGAGACTGTAAAATCTATGGGGAAAAATGTAACTGCAAAGTGTTATGGTGGAGATATTACAAGAAAAAGAAAACTTCTTGAAAAACAAAAAGAGGGTAAAAAAAGAATGAAAGCTATCGGAAAAGTAAATGTTCCACAAGAGGCTTTTATGGCTGTATTGAAAATCTAA
- a CDS encoding ComF family protein, whose protein sequence is MKCTSCDKLSLQMICKTCQTTLLEPNFYKKELEKDFFIYSFYDYKDLEDLIQSKYHFYGDRVFNILGKLSFAKFASNFTFTHTILALPIDDHTRHDFSQTAILAKHLKSAFIKPVFNTLKAKNIVKYAGKNLEFRQKNPRKFIYSGVKNCDVILIDDVLTTGTTILEAKKALKKEGVNVLFALTLCSFLN, encoded by the coding sequence TTGAAGTGTACAAGTTGTGATAAGTTATCTTTACAAATGATTTGTAAAACTTGTCAAACCACACTACTTGAGCCAAACTTTTATAAAAAAGAGCTAGAGAAAGATTTTTTTATCTACTCTTTTTATGATTACAAAGATTTGGAAGATTTAATCCAAAGCAAATATCACTTCTATGGAGATAGAGTTTTTAATATCTTAGGAAAGCTTAGCTTTGCTAAATTTGCTTCAAACTTTACTTTTACCCACACTATTTTGGCTCTTCCAATAGATGACCACACAAGACACGATTTCTCTCAAACTGCTATTTTGGCAAAGCATTTAAAAAGTGCTTTTATAAAACCAGTTTTCAACACTTTAAAAGCTAAAAATATTGTTAAATATGCTGGAAAAAATTTGGAGTTTAGACAAAAAAATCCAAGAAAATTTATCTATAGTGGAGTAAAAAATTGTGATGTAATTTTAATTGATGATGTACTTACTACAGGAACAACTATTTTAGAGGCTAAAAAAGCTTTAAAAAAAGAGGGTGTAAATGTTTTGTTTGCTCTTACTCTATGCTCATTTTTAAATTAA